The genomic stretch AGACTCATGCGGTAAGACTAATGCCCACATACGAGCTTAACTTTGCTAATCGCTCCATTGGGAATGAGACATTTTTTGTTGTTGATCTGGGTGAAAGAGGAAGAAATAGAAAAGGACTTAAGAAAAAGTAGGAAGAAATCGAAAGAGGAAAATGATGGTTTAATACAAGGATAATACGataatttaagtatttataCAATACTAAATCCCCCAATGCTTTAGATTTTGAACGAGAAAATGTTACTAACTCCGGTTTCTCTTTTtactaaattacaaaatcaaagcCATTCAAATGTACGAGAAATCTGTTCTACATAACAAGAAGAAAGTCTCTAATTAAATTACTGTTACCAACATAAGCAGCAACTGTTCagtcaaataatttaattttacttgcTTGGCTCTAGTATATTTACATAAGAGCTTACGAATAAAATATCCTTTGTCACCATCAAACACGATGCCAGACTTGTCATCCTCACTCATCTCATCACCATTCTGCTTCTTTCCTATTGTTTTTTTAGCTCATTATCTATGTTTCTACTCCAAAACCACCTTTCTTAGTGTGAAAAGACTAATATTTACACAACCCTCTTGCTTCCTCATTTAGTCTTAATTTGAAGATGCTGGAAGTTGTTGAAGATATTGTGATTGTGGGAGCTGGAATTGCAGGCCTCACTACTTCTTTAGGACTTCACAGGCGAGTAATGATACAAGTGTACTGTGCAGGCTCATATATGTAATGGAATTTCTCTTTACTTTAAATGGATATTTGACAAGTTTTGTTTTGCAGACTGGGCATCAAAAGCTTAGTTTTGGAATCATCAGAGAGTTTGAGGGCAGCAGGATTTGCATTTTTAACGTGGACTAATGCTTGGAAGGCTTTGGATGCTGTTGGCATCGCTGACTTACTTCGCCAACAGCATCAACTTATTGATAGGTAACTTAATTAAAACTCACCTTGCTTACTAATACTGCTACATGCATGTTTTGTATTGAGGgtaaagaatttaaatatcttattttagTGGTTTTAACATGTTACCTTTATCAAGTAAGAGTTTCTGATATCTGTTCAAGAGTACAAATCAATGAACGAGTTCAGTTTGAAAGAATTACAATTGGAGGTTATATTTCACCTGGGGTGTATTTGTAAC from Mangifera indica cultivar Alphonso unplaced genomic scaffold, CATAS_Mindica_2.1 Un_0162, whole genome shotgun sequence encodes the following:
- the LOC123208225 gene encoding monooxygenase 2-like codes for the protein MLEVVEDIVIVGAGIAGLTTSLGLHRLGIKSLVLESSESLRAAGFAFLTWTNAWKALDAVGIADLLRQQHQLIDRIAIASTIPGEPPSEKPLKTKGKYGEHEIRCVKRKLLMEALERELQSGTI